tgtttggcttttattttgcttgtaattgttttactgttttttttttttttttttttacatttttgaagtaTTTCCTTAAATTGTTgctattcctttaactgttttactgttttgttgcttttgttgtttgatggtgaacccttgtgtaactgctgcacaacaaatttcCCGGGTCGTTGGtgtcaaatccagaattcagtggcagaattacagatcttttctggactggtatcaacatctgatcccctaggagaaactagaaagtgttggtggtctgaattgaccctgctgccattaagacctaaatctggacattgatgttgtatgcttttcatattgtacatttctccagtaatgtaacttaacggaaagtctggggatgaagagatcctggtggtacaatcccatcagtcccagctctgctttgcttttcactgTGATCGACAGATTTTACTACCCAATATTGTAAGCCTCTTATTCCGAAATGTATATAATGGTGACAGCAGCTTTCCATGGTCCTTATACACTGACATGGCTTTCACTGTTCCAGACGACACCAAGCCAGGTCGCAGTCCAGACTCTCTGGCCAGCATTTTCACCACAGGATCATATTTCACAGAGGGGCTGACTATCACTTCCAGCCTCCCCTTTGAAGTGTCCTTGGCGAAATCTTCCAAAAAGCTGCCCCACCACTTCAGCCAAGTCGCAGCATTTCGCTTCGACTTTACCTCAGTGGGGCTGACTACCACTATAATCCAGAATCTCAGCACTTGATTATACACAGCGTACTGTGCTCGTTGCTTACAAGCAACAGCCAGAGCCTGCTTCAGCCCACCTCTCTCCTCCTGAGGCAACGCGACCATCAAACTTTGCTGAACTCCTGAATCCCAGAAATTCCACCCGTCTCCGTATAATAGGATATGCACTGGCCGCTCAGGCACCACTCCTGGAGGAATTTCCTGGGATTGGGAAACAGCTGCCCTCTCACTTCCTCCTTTTGCCTCCAGCTCCGCAGCATCCTCAGCCTCAGCAGGCGGCGAAGGGGAAGTACGTCTCGCAGGCGAGACATGCAAATCTTCATCCATTTTTATCCACTTGTTCGTCTTTGTTGAGTTGTCCGCCCCTTCAAAGCCGCTCGTAGCGCATAGAGTCAGGATGAAGGGCAGACTAAGTTCGGCTACTCCGTGATGACGTCTCGGGCTCGGTCCTCCCCGACCCTCACGACTCACGTAACCTCCACACTCCCGCGGTGCTTCCTACACCTCTTCTGCAGGTCTGGTGAAACTGAAACCCTTCTACTCAGCCGCTCACCATACTTTtccttttttggaaaaaatacaatccTTCCATCAGATTACAATCCACCGTTATAATCCTgagaaggaaacagaaaacaaaaacttttccaGTGATTCTGAGTGCAACGTTCTCTGACCTGTCTGAGTCACACTCTCAGACAGGGAGAAGTCTGTCCTATCAGACCTCAGTCTTCACCGCTCTCTCCTGCCAAGGCGGACATCTACAGTCCCCACCTCAGCCTTCCCTTCGGGTCTTAGGGCACACACCTGACGGACCAGGGATTCACCTGTCGGTAAAAAACCTGTTCGGGCGCCAATTGtcgatcctcagggccagtgaccccctgATTAACTTACTCAGCTGTtagggaatcaccggaccagctctccatcctccgggtccggtcctactgccccctgaggtcttactcagagggatgctgcagaactgttaagctggttgacgaggaaaattcgcctagctgtctcactgccttcatccagatgcctatccctacttcctctgataattaatttaaccgagtagccacttcggtatagttaaatttaaccaccagacacacctgttaacggcagcttttcctctcatagatctgGCACTTGGTAAGCTgctaggtttaattcagagattatggacatatagacaacctctaggatatgtttatactgGGCCAACCTGACCCCTatgactaggtaacctttcagaaccttgcTACTATCATGCACGCTGTAAGTTAACTTATTACATCaagagctagatgtataagtatttgTTCAGGGATAATAcagaatagaaatagaaattaaaaaataataaaagaaaatagcacttgcaatttgttgtctttaattgcagaaaaatgctttattgaTATATTTTAGCAGGGCAtaagcatagccaataaatcatcagacaaataatcaaacattagatAATATTCAACCCACCCTTAATCCATATCCCTACTGGTCTTATGCTTCCTTAAGAAAAAAGGGGAATGCGTGTTACCTAATGTAACTGTAATTTGGAGGGAGTAGAACAgcgggtgtggccacacccggcCGCTCACCTGAGCCCACCAAGGAACCCAGGGGGAAGCTGAGAGAGCGTAAGTCCAAATTTCAGGTCTGCATGTAATCCAGTTTTGGGGTTTTGGGCCAGGAAAAAAACTTTGTTAATCCATTCAGGTGTTATTCCTCTGGAAATAATAGAATCCAGTGATACTCCATCAGTCCATTGTCAAGTCCCGACCACAATCCTGTAATCCTTAACAGCGAATAAGATGCAGTTCCTTTAGTCCAttattccatcagaacagtccTTCCTTCTGCAGACCAAGTTATTCCACTCAACCAgagttacgtggtaatcatcccctgtgctcGGACTAATGTCCggattgcacccaggcagatacccgcaacaaACTCCCCCGAACTACTTCCAATAGGTACAATTTATACATCACAGCTCTCTTTAATTTTGCATACGTGTTGACACCATACTCGAACCCACGCAAACAAATTACAGCCACGTCCACCCCCCTCCGCAAATGTGCACTTCCTCATTCCTCACCCAGTGACCTTTACTTGCCCCAGACATGTTCTTGTCCCTTTCTTCACCTCTCTCTACTGGTTACAGGAACTTGAGAAAAGTGAatgtcagcagcttttaaaagttGCTGACATATGCACCCCACATTTCAGCATGGTGCACACAGACTTACAACACTCCCCTACCCTATTTACAGAGCTAAAAACCCCATGACCCTCTAAGGGCATAATCTAAACTAACCTATCTTAGCTCTTTTTGAATCACCCACTAGTACAGTAATTCATTATCTACCCAGGGATCAACCAGTGATCCCCCCCCTTGAAAGCATTTTCATTTATCTAATAGCAGCAAAACCCTGTTTAACcttctgtcctgttttgttAACCAAAGGCACTCACAGCTCCCTGTGAGGTGCTGCCCTCAAGTGGTTACCCCTTAGAACACAGTTACCATTCTCTTTGCTGCACCCTATTAGACCAGTAACATATTACTCAATctcaaacaacataaaaacactgatatatgtatatattcgaagaattaaaaaagagaataaaaataataataaaaaaagacattccaTTATATTAATCAAACCATCACTGCTTATAGTGAGACACGCTTctgatttctacactgtttcaaaaattaaaggaaaaaataaaaagacatcctTCCAATATAATCAAACCATCATTCTTCTGAATAAGGCACTCTTATGATTTCTACATTGTttcaacactgaaaatgtaaaaatgtaaaaatgtaagcatttgattaattcacacacattcatttggTTATAGCgtactgcattttaaatcacagattaATATATCATACCGCGCTTCTCTCATTCTGCCGCCGCTCCTTCATAATTCCATCTGTATGGCTGACTAGGGATCCCATATCCATGACCAGGAATGTTGACAAAAACTACCGTggagaaagctgaaaactatcggcctgtgaaaatagttttgttgacattgtgagtgtgctgttgacacatttctaggtttctaatgacaaagctgctagcatgtctgcagattcttgatcttgtttcagcctcatgtccaactacatgtaattgagacttttaggatcatttttttcatgattgctcttccatcactgcctctgtttttatctttgtcttttgcatcagaaatgtaaacacagcaatggagtgagatgtggGACCTCTGAGGTGGATAAGGATGGttcggcaacaacagcaaaaagagatgaatcactcagttgtgagcaatgtggcaagactttcatcacagcaacaaagctaagaattcacaaacgtattcacactgtggagaaaccattcaggtgtgatcagtgtggaaaggcttttacgaAGAAGAGtgttttaaaaagacatcaactcgttcacagtggagttaaaccattcagctgtgagcagtgtggaaaggcttttactcagaagagtactctaacaagccatcaactcattcacagtggagttaaaccattcagctgtgatcagtgtggacaGGGTTTTACTGACAAGAATAATCTAGCAATACAtaaactcattcacagtggagttaaaccattcacctgtgatcagtgtggaaagggtTTTAGTCGGAGgagtcacttaaaaagacatcaactcattcacagtggagtgaaaccattcagctgtgatcagtgtggaaaggcttttactcgcgTGTTCTCTTTGAAATCccaccaactcattcacagtggagttaaaccattcagctgtgatcagtgtggacagggttttactcacaagagtacaTTAAAAactcatcaactcattcacagtggagttaaaccattcaactgtgatcagtgtggaaaggcttttactcacatgCTCTCTTTAAAATCccaccaactcattcacagtggagttaaaccattcagctgtgatcagtgtggaaaagcttttactcagaagagtacgttaaaaaatcatcaactcattcacagtggagttaaaccattcaactgcgatcagtgtgtgaaaacctttactcaacatgaacagttgtcgatccatcaatgcccccattctggtagaaagcggtaccactgtgactcctgtgaaaaaactttcagctCCCAACAGACCTTAATatatcaccaacgcatccacactggacatgatgtgtacgtatgtgatcactgtggcaaACCATTTGTATtgtactcacagttaaaagctcatgaagtgacccacactgaggttaaaccatacatttgtgaccagtgtgggaaacgctacagctacaCTGCAtgcctcaaagttcaccaacgtgtccacactggggagagaccatacagatgtgacaagtgtaagaagacttttacaactttgggttccctgaaacaacaccagcagatccacaccagaaagaaagcattcaatcagtgtcacagtgaggtatgtaaagactggtctcagtcacagtgtacacacaattatgtattgaataattttggatattgatgcaaaattgtttcaaaactgttttgaacaactgtggtccGTTGAATTCTGttcacacattatcagctatcgttcagtctaacctgtattcgttttgacacagaaatctggtccaggttaatctggggatgtaggtaagattaggaattctgatgtaatcagaaaactgaatgttaaattccaacaggtaaaagtgtcttcagatgtcatttggggtgctctctatctcaggcaaggcatcagttcttcaatgctgcaggaaacactgacgttctctgtgtttgtgtgtttgttttccaagcagaacggaacagatggacaaaactctcagacttaccagcactctgccaatggtgaacagtgctgctttgaccagtctggaccaacgtccaaccaacaaggaaccctacaacgacaccagcgtatgcacactggacacagactgaacccctgccaagaagatttctccatgcagggttcagtaaaagttcgTGAAGTCCTCCgcaaacttaaagtccttgagatccggcttcacagaattcaggtctaatttctttgtttagtgtcttcgttgcttcgttgcaaaatccattaagaggaaagctgtcgttaacagacgtgactgtaaattaattaaaccattcaaagtgattactcagttaaatgaattatcagtggtagagggatagacgtctggatggaggcagtgagcagcagggcaAATTTCTTCAATTACCAGCTTAATCGTTCCTcagatccctctgggctgcaggaacccgttagatgcagagctggttcagtgattctctgatgattaatcataattaatttaggagattactggccttaggattcatatctatctatctctcagGACAATGATGAAGAATCTCTAATAttgaacaagtagatcaaataatctcagattatgtgtgagttgaaatacaaaaacataaattgtTAGATGAAAAGTAgaatctttgaaagctgacatgtagttTAGAATCActtctttgtaaattagctgcatccagtcattaccatgacattggcatcatggaaccatgaccacatatacaccccctgtcaaaagttttaggacaggtacTAAttgatttgaatgagaaagtgtcctaaaacattTGACAGAGGGTGTATGTGTCTGTAGATAGTGgctttttcaatgttttttttttttttcaaaattgagttgttttaaagtttgaaaatgtgggaaaaaatatatattttcacagtgaaacttctgatgtccacgttttcaacatttttgggaaatctttgaacatttttaggtggaaataaagaaaaattaaaaatatttctaaagaagggattttggttgatttttatgtgaatgtttgtaaagaaaatattagacgttttactgaaatatatgtaatctctttagatatttttaggattttttggaagatttttactctttttttggaaaatatttacaacaaattttcttgccaaatttgggggattttttgaaaagaaaacttaagaaattactggaattttcttcctgaaggttttgcaaattttcagaaatttggggaatttttttggctgaatttttttattttattttttttaagacaaggaaacaatgttgtttttttgcctgtaaatgaggacaacaggagggttaaaacattaaaaggcaacattattaaggtttcttttatcaaacgtttttcatcaacaagtacacaaaatagattaaaaatataatctaacatatttactgaataaaaactttgaatttcttctttatgttgttcttctgcataactcactatttcaaactggctcatgttacttccatgtgatctgccattaaaacggccacattctaccataaacactgtaaataataacacaCCTGCTCAAAGTTAAAGGCCAACATACGACCCAAACATGACATGGATTTGGTGCCACTTTGAACTCAGATGATCTCTTCTGTTAAACAAACCGTtgattgtgaatcttttttccagatatgaagctgctccttccaggtccacagacagtaaacaaaacaaagctctctgtaaaaaccctcagaatgttgaatagaataaatgtggacagtttcatgactggaagagaagatttctggatcattttgtgtctcatttgtgtcattatgtgttttgttttgttcagtttccgtctttctgtctg
This portion of the Acanthochromis polyacanthus isolate Apoly-LR-REF ecotype Palm Island chromosome 22, KAUST_Apoly_ChrSc, whole genome shotgun sequence genome encodes:
- the LOC127531975 gene encoding gastrula zinc finger protein XlCGF26.1-like, whose amino-acid sequence is MDSSQKKCKHSNGVRCGTSEVDKDGSATTAKRDESLSCEQCGKTFITATKLRIHKRIHTVEKPFRCDQCGKAFTKKSVLKRHQLVHSGVKPFSCEQCGKAFTQKSTLTSHQLIHSGVKPFSCDQCGQGFTDKNNLAIHKLIHSGVKPFTCDQCGKGFSRRSHLKRHQLIHSGVKPFSCDQCGKAFTRVFSLKSHQLIHSGVKPFSCDQCGQGFTHKSTLKTHQLIHSGVKPFNCDQCGKAFTHMLSLKSHQLIHSGVKPFSCDQCGKAFTQKSTLKNHQLIHSGVKPFNCDQCVKTFTQHEQLSIHQCPHSGRKRYHCDSCEKTFSSQQTLIYHQRIHTGHDVYVCDHCGKPFVLYSQLKAHEVTHTEVKPYICDQCGKRYSYTACLKVHQRVHTGERPYRCDKCKKTFTTLGSLKQHQQIHTRKKAFNQCHSEQNGTDGQNSQTYQHSANGEQCCFDQSGPTSNQQGTLQRHQRMHTGHRLNPCQEDFSMQGSVKVREVLRKLKVLEIRLHRIQENNVMSAPRDPIQGAFLFQRSLEGQKTKNLSSGSGGHSAAQGVLSHIGSDVNISLRHGVSSVASLHNMESLDGSHCPRGGGGGGRR